The Megalopta genalis isolate 19385.01 chromosome 12, iyMegGena1_principal, whole genome shotgun sequence genome window below encodes:
- the LOC117228701 gene encoding dual 3',5'-cyclic-AMP and -GMP phosphodiesterase 11 isoform X1, with protein MQLKKAMLKIFDQLGLHLRSIEEPRMTAETAAPCVQGVQGVQSVMAGQGTLQQVQDGKSTGSFYSSTSAMYDPEYARMESWLDEHPDFVNDYFLRKVTRQTVDMWLVSHATPTSSSSSCVELSSPIHAGGTSSSGRGGSGGSGATTPVRKISAHEFERGGLLKPIVNTIDGTPTFLSVTPGDSGQPGSQPVGSGNSNRPQRRSRHELRHLDEKDLIFELVKDICNELDVRSLCHKILQNVSTLLHADRGSLFLVQGERGGGCMPSSQNHESSSAVSPSGGVGLGKTDNGNAEQREIGYSRSRCLVSKLFDVCSRSTLLEMEKKDEIKIPWGTGIVGYVAESGDPVNIPDAYKDSRFNREIDALTGYRTRALLCMPIKDCNGDVIGVAQVINKLGGEGQFTAQDEKIFAGYLQFCGIGLRNAQLYEKSQLEVKRNQVLLDLARMIFEEQSTIEHMVLRILTHTQSLIQCQRVQVLLVHKASKGSFSRVFDFEANDLAGEDSDSRTSPFESRFPINVGITGYVATTGETVSIPNAYDDPRFDPSVDDGTGFRHRTILCMPIKNSSGQIIGVIQLINKFDDLAFTKNDENFVEAFAIFCGMGIHNTHMYEKAVIAMAKQSVTLEVLSYHASASLEDAQRLRGLRVPSAAHFQLHDFKFDDIFMEDDDTLAACLRMFLDLDFVERFHIDYDVLCRWLLSVKKNYRNVTYHNWRHAFNVAQMMFAILTATQWWKIFGEIECLALIIACLCHDLDHRGTNNSFQIKASSPLAQLYSTSTMEHHHFDQCLMILSSQGNQILSNLSPEEYSRVVKVLEEAILSTDLAVYFRKRGAFLSLARGGGYNWAYSDHRELLRGMLMTVCDLAAITKPWEVEKRVAELVSSEFFEQGDIERWTLNITPIDIMNREKEDQLPMMQVGFIDSICLPIYEAFALLSDKLEPLVDGVRKNKQHWLEIAESRCKTDNCTNHDRMSSISDNEETSDQADQ; from the exons GAAAGTCACGAGGCAAACCGTGGACATGTGGCTGGTTTCTCACGCGACGCCGACGTCCTCGTCGAGCAGTTGCGTCGAGTTGTCAAGCCCGATCCATGCGGGTGGTACATCGTCTTCCGGTCGGGGTGGTTCCGGCGGTTCGGGTGCCACGACCCCTGTCCGGAAGATCTCGGCGCACGAGTTCGAGCGTGGCGGTTTGCTGAAGCCGATCGTCAACACGATCGACGGGACGCCCACCTTCTTGAGCGTCACACCCGGGGACTCCGGCCAGCCAGGAAGTCAGCCGGTCGGCTCCGGAAACTCGAACAGACCCCAGAGACGCTCCAGGCACGAGCTGAGGCACCTCGACGAGAAGGATCTCATCTTTGAATTG GTCAAGGACATCTGTAACGAGTTGGATGTGAGGTCCTTGTGCCACAAGATCCTGCAGAACGTGAGCACCCTGTTACACGCGGACCGGGGCTCCCTGTTCTTGGTCCAGGGCGAGAGAGGGGGCGGTTGCATGCCCTCCTCGCAGAATCACGAATCCTCTTCGGCGGTGAGTCCGTCCGGAGGCGTCGGCCTCGGGAAGACGGACAACGGGAACGCGGAGCAACGCGAAATAGGATACTCGAGGAGCAGATGCCTAGTCTCGAAGCTGTTCGACGTCTGCTCGAGATCGACCCTGCTCGAGATGGAGAAGAAGGACGAGATCAAAATTCCCTGGGGCACCGGGATCGTCGGCTACGTCGCCGAAAGCGGAGATCCTGTTAACATACCGGACGCTTACAAG GACTCGAGGTTCAACCGAGAAATCGACGCATTAACAGGATACAGGACCAGGGCCCTTTTGTGCATGCCGATAAAGGACTGCAACGGGGACGTCATCGGGGTTGCACAAGTGATCAACAAGCTCGGCGGCGAAGGACAGTTCACAGCGCAGGACGAGAAGATTTTCGCTGGGTATTTGCAATTTTGCGGGATCGGGCTGAGGAATGCGCAACTGTACGAAAAAAGTCAATTAGAAGTCAAACGAAACCAG GTGCTTCTGGATTTAGCTAGGATGATATTCGAGGAGCAAAGCACGATAGAGCATATGGTACTGAGGATTCTAACGCACACACAGTCCCTGATTCAGTGCCAGCGAGTACAG GTTCTGTTGGTGCACAAGGCGTCGAAGGGCAGTTTCTCCCGAGTGTTCGACTTCGAGGCGAACGACCTGGCCGGCGAGGATTCAGATTCTCGCACTAG TCCGTTCGAGAGCCGATTCCCTATAAATGTCGGCATCACCGGCTACGTTGCCACGACCGGCGAG ACGGTGAGCATACCGAACGCCTACGATGATCCAAGATTCGACCCTTCGGTGGACGATGGTACCGGTTTCAGACATCGCACCATTCTCTGCATGCCCATCAAGAACTCGTCGGGTCAGATCATTGGCGTCATTCAACTGATCAACAAGTTCGATGACCTCGCATTCACGAAGAACGACGAGAATTTCGTCGAGGCGTTCGCCATTTTCTGCGGCATGGGCATTCACAATACGCACAT GTACGAAAAGGCTGTGATAGCAATGGCCAAACAAAGCGTTACGTTAGAAGTGCTGAGTTACCACGCTTCTGCGTCGTTGGAAGATGCACAAAGATTAAGG GGCTTAAGAGTGCCTTCCGCAGCGCATTTCCAGCTGCACGATTTCAAATTCGACGACATTTTCATGGAAGACGACGACACGCTAGCTGCGTGTCTTCGAATGTTCTTAGACCTTGACTTCGTGGAACGTTTTCACATCGATTACGACGTTCTCTGCCGTTGGCTTCTAAGCGTGAAGAAGAATTATCGGAACGTCACGTACCATAATTGGCGTCACGCGTTCAACGTCGCTCAAATGATGTTCGCGATACTAACT GCTACGCAGTGGTGGAAGATCTTCGGGGAGATCGAGTGTCTTGCACTAATAATTGCTTGCTTATGCCATGATCTGGATCATCGGGGCACGAATAACTCTTTCCAAATCAA AGCATCGTCGCCCTTGGCACAGCTCTACTCGACGTCGACGATGGAGCACCATCATTTCGATCAGTGCCTGATGATCCTGAGCAGCCAGGGGAATCAAATTCTGTCGAACCTGTCGCCCGAGGAATATTCCCGCGTGGTTAAAGTTCTCGAAGAAGCAATCCTCTCCACCGACTTAGCGGTTTACTTCCGAAAGAGAGGAGCTTTCCTCAGCTTAGCACGGGGTGGCGGCTACAATTGGGCTTACAGCGACCACAGGGAACTGCTAAGAGGAATGTTAATGACTGTCTGTGATCTAGCGGCTATAACAAAACCCTGGGAGGTCGAGAAGAGGGTGGCAGAATTGGTTAGCAGCGAGTTCTTCGAGCAGGGAGACATCGAAAGGTGGACTCTAAACATTACCCCGATT GACATTATGAACAGAGAGAAGGAGGATCAGCTGCCGATGATGCAAGTTGGATTCATCGATTCGATCTGTCTTCCTATTTACGAG GCATTCGCTTTACTGTCGGACAAACTGGAGCCGTTGGTGGACGGTGTCCGGAAAAACAAGCAACACTGGCTCGAGATCGCGGAGTCCAGATGCAAGACGGACAATTGCACGAACCACGACAGGATGTCCTCGATATCGGACAATGAGGAAACCAGTGACCAGGCGGACCAATAG
- the LOC117228701 gene encoding dual 3',5'-cyclic-AMP and -GMP phosphodiesterase 11 isoform X3, translated as MTAETAAPCVQGVQGVQSVMAGQGTLQQVQDGKSTGSFYSSTSAMYDPEYARMESWLDEHPDFVNDYFLRKVTRQTVDMWLVSHATPTSSSSSCVELSSPIHAGGTSSSGRGGSGGSGATTPVRKISAHEFERGGLLKPIVNTIDGTPTFLSVTPGDSGQPGSQPVGSGNSNRPQRRSRHELRHLDEKDLIFELVKDICNELDVRSLCHKILQNVSTLLHADRGSLFLVQGERGGGCMPSSQNHESSSAVSPSGGVGLGKTDNGNAEQREIGYSRSRCLVSKLFDVCSRSTLLEMEKKDEIKIPWGTGIVGYVAESGDPVNIPDAYKDSRFNREIDALTGYRTRALLCMPIKDCNGDVIGVAQVINKLGGEGQFTAQDEKIFAGYLQFCGIGLRNAQLYEKSQLEVKRNQVLLDLARMIFEEQSTIEHMVLRILTHTQSLIQCQRVQVLLVHKASKGSFSRVFDFEANDLAGEDSDSRTSPFESRFPINVGITGYVATTGETVSIPNAYDDPRFDPSVDDGTGFRHRTILCMPIKNSSGQIIGVIQLINKFDDLAFTKNDENFVEAFAIFCGMGIHNTHMYEKAVIAMAKQSVTLEVLSYHASASLEDAQRLRGLRVPSAAHFQLHDFKFDDIFMEDDDTLAACLRMFLDLDFVERFHIDYDVLCRWLLSVKKNYRNVTYHNWRHAFNVAQMMFAILTATQWWKIFGEIECLALIIACLCHDLDHRGTNNSFQIKASSPLAQLYSTSTMEHHHFDQCLMILSSQGNQILSNLSPEEYSRVVKVLEEAILSTDLAVYFRKRGAFLSLARGGGYNWAYSDHRELLRGMLMTVCDLAAITKPWEVEKRVAELVSSEFFEQGDIERWTLNITPIDIMNREKEDQLPMMQVGFIDSICLPIYEAFALLSDKLEPLVDGVRKNKQHWLEIAESRCKTDNCTNHDRMSSISDNEETSDQADQ; from the exons GAAAGTCACGAGGCAAACCGTGGACATGTGGCTGGTTTCTCACGCGACGCCGACGTCCTCGTCGAGCAGTTGCGTCGAGTTGTCAAGCCCGATCCATGCGGGTGGTACATCGTCTTCCGGTCGGGGTGGTTCCGGCGGTTCGGGTGCCACGACCCCTGTCCGGAAGATCTCGGCGCACGAGTTCGAGCGTGGCGGTTTGCTGAAGCCGATCGTCAACACGATCGACGGGACGCCCACCTTCTTGAGCGTCACACCCGGGGACTCCGGCCAGCCAGGAAGTCAGCCGGTCGGCTCCGGAAACTCGAACAGACCCCAGAGACGCTCCAGGCACGAGCTGAGGCACCTCGACGAGAAGGATCTCATCTTTGAATTG GTCAAGGACATCTGTAACGAGTTGGATGTGAGGTCCTTGTGCCACAAGATCCTGCAGAACGTGAGCACCCTGTTACACGCGGACCGGGGCTCCCTGTTCTTGGTCCAGGGCGAGAGAGGGGGCGGTTGCATGCCCTCCTCGCAGAATCACGAATCCTCTTCGGCGGTGAGTCCGTCCGGAGGCGTCGGCCTCGGGAAGACGGACAACGGGAACGCGGAGCAACGCGAAATAGGATACTCGAGGAGCAGATGCCTAGTCTCGAAGCTGTTCGACGTCTGCTCGAGATCGACCCTGCTCGAGATGGAGAAGAAGGACGAGATCAAAATTCCCTGGGGCACCGGGATCGTCGGCTACGTCGCCGAAAGCGGAGATCCTGTTAACATACCGGACGCTTACAAG GACTCGAGGTTCAACCGAGAAATCGACGCATTAACAGGATACAGGACCAGGGCCCTTTTGTGCATGCCGATAAAGGACTGCAACGGGGACGTCATCGGGGTTGCACAAGTGATCAACAAGCTCGGCGGCGAAGGACAGTTCACAGCGCAGGACGAGAAGATTTTCGCTGGGTATTTGCAATTTTGCGGGATCGGGCTGAGGAATGCGCAACTGTACGAAAAAAGTCAATTAGAAGTCAAACGAAACCAG GTGCTTCTGGATTTAGCTAGGATGATATTCGAGGAGCAAAGCACGATAGAGCATATGGTACTGAGGATTCTAACGCACACACAGTCCCTGATTCAGTGCCAGCGAGTACAG GTTCTGTTGGTGCACAAGGCGTCGAAGGGCAGTTTCTCCCGAGTGTTCGACTTCGAGGCGAACGACCTGGCCGGCGAGGATTCAGATTCTCGCACTAG TCCGTTCGAGAGCCGATTCCCTATAAATGTCGGCATCACCGGCTACGTTGCCACGACCGGCGAG ACGGTGAGCATACCGAACGCCTACGATGATCCAAGATTCGACCCTTCGGTGGACGATGGTACCGGTTTCAGACATCGCACCATTCTCTGCATGCCCATCAAGAACTCGTCGGGTCAGATCATTGGCGTCATTCAACTGATCAACAAGTTCGATGACCTCGCATTCACGAAGAACGACGAGAATTTCGTCGAGGCGTTCGCCATTTTCTGCGGCATGGGCATTCACAATACGCACAT GTACGAAAAGGCTGTGATAGCAATGGCCAAACAAAGCGTTACGTTAGAAGTGCTGAGTTACCACGCTTCTGCGTCGTTGGAAGATGCACAAAGATTAAGG GGCTTAAGAGTGCCTTCCGCAGCGCATTTCCAGCTGCACGATTTCAAATTCGACGACATTTTCATGGAAGACGACGACACGCTAGCTGCGTGTCTTCGAATGTTCTTAGACCTTGACTTCGTGGAACGTTTTCACATCGATTACGACGTTCTCTGCCGTTGGCTTCTAAGCGTGAAGAAGAATTATCGGAACGTCACGTACCATAATTGGCGTCACGCGTTCAACGTCGCTCAAATGATGTTCGCGATACTAACT GCTACGCAGTGGTGGAAGATCTTCGGGGAGATCGAGTGTCTTGCACTAATAATTGCTTGCTTATGCCATGATCTGGATCATCGGGGCACGAATAACTCTTTCCAAATCAA AGCATCGTCGCCCTTGGCACAGCTCTACTCGACGTCGACGATGGAGCACCATCATTTCGATCAGTGCCTGATGATCCTGAGCAGCCAGGGGAATCAAATTCTGTCGAACCTGTCGCCCGAGGAATATTCCCGCGTGGTTAAAGTTCTCGAAGAAGCAATCCTCTCCACCGACTTAGCGGTTTACTTCCGAAAGAGAGGAGCTTTCCTCAGCTTAGCACGGGGTGGCGGCTACAATTGGGCTTACAGCGACCACAGGGAACTGCTAAGAGGAATGTTAATGACTGTCTGTGATCTAGCGGCTATAACAAAACCCTGGGAGGTCGAGAAGAGGGTGGCAGAATTGGTTAGCAGCGAGTTCTTCGAGCAGGGAGACATCGAAAGGTGGACTCTAAACATTACCCCGATT GACATTATGAACAGAGAGAAGGAGGATCAGCTGCCGATGATGCAAGTTGGATTCATCGATTCGATCTGTCTTCCTATTTACGAG GCATTCGCTTTACTGTCGGACAAACTGGAGCCGTTGGTGGACGGTGTCCGGAAAAACAAGCAACACTGGCTCGAGATCGCGGAGTCCAGATGCAAGACGGACAATTGCACGAACCACGACAGGATGTCCTCGATATCGGACAATGAGGAAACCAGTGACCAGGCGGACCAATAG
- the LOC117228701 gene encoding dual 3',5'-cyclic-AMP and -GMP phosphodiesterase 11 isoform X2, whose protein sequence is MQLKKAMLKIFDQCLHLRSIEEPRMTAETAAPCVQGVQGVQSVMAGQGTLQQVQDGKSTGSFYSSTSAMYDPEYARMESWLDEHPDFVNDYFLRKVTRQTVDMWLVSHATPTSSSSSCVELSSPIHAGGTSSSGRGGSGGSGATTPVRKISAHEFERGGLLKPIVNTIDGTPTFLSVTPGDSGQPGSQPVGSGNSNRPQRRSRHELRHLDEKDLIFELVKDICNELDVRSLCHKILQNVSTLLHADRGSLFLVQGERGGGCMPSSQNHESSSAVSPSGGVGLGKTDNGNAEQREIGYSRSRCLVSKLFDVCSRSTLLEMEKKDEIKIPWGTGIVGYVAESGDPVNIPDAYKDSRFNREIDALTGYRTRALLCMPIKDCNGDVIGVAQVINKLGGEGQFTAQDEKIFAGYLQFCGIGLRNAQLYEKSQLEVKRNQVLLDLARMIFEEQSTIEHMVLRILTHTQSLIQCQRVQVLLVHKASKGSFSRVFDFEANDLAGEDSDSRTSPFESRFPINVGITGYVATTGETVSIPNAYDDPRFDPSVDDGTGFRHRTILCMPIKNSSGQIIGVIQLINKFDDLAFTKNDENFVEAFAIFCGMGIHNTHMYEKAVIAMAKQSVTLEVLSYHASASLEDAQRLRGLRVPSAAHFQLHDFKFDDIFMEDDDTLAACLRMFLDLDFVERFHIDYDVLCRWLLSVKKNYRNVTYHNWRHAFNVAQMMFAILTATQWWKIFGEIECLALIIACLCHDLDHRGTNNSFQIKASSPLAQLYSTSTMEHHHFDQCLMILSSQGNQILSNLSPEEYSRVVKVLEEAILSTDLAVYFRKRGAFLSLARGGGYNWAYSDHRELLRGMLMTVCDLAAITKPWEVEKRVAELVSSEFFEQGDIERWTLNITPIDIMNREKEDQLPMMQVGFIDSICLPIYEAFALLSDKLEPLVDGVRKNKQHWLEIAESRCKTDNCTNHDRMSSISDNEETSDQADQ, encoded by the exons GAAAGTCACGAGGCAAACCGTGGACATGTGGCTGGTTTCTCACGCGACGCCGACGTCCTCGTCGAGCAGTTGCGTCGAGTTGTCAAGCCCGATCCATGCGGGTGGTACATCGTCTTCCGGTCGGGGTGGTTCCGGCGGTTCGGGTGCCACGACCCCTGTCCGGAAGATCTCGGCGCACGAGTTCGAGCGTGGCGGTTTGCTGAAGCCGATCGTCAACACGATCGACGGGACGCCCACCTTCTTGAGCGTCACACCCGGGGACTCCGGCCAGCCAGGAAGTCAGCCGGTCGGCTCCGGAAACTCGAACAGACCCCAGAGACGCTCCAGGCACGAGCTGAGGCACCTCGACGAGAAGGATCTCATCTTTGAATTG GTCAAGGACATCTGTAACGAGTTGGATGTGAGGTCCTTGTGCCACAAGATCCTGCAGAACGTGAGCACCCTGTTACACGCGGACCGGGGCTCCCTGTTCTTGGTCCAGGGCGAGAGAGGGGGCGGTTGCATGCCCTCCTCGCAGAATCACGAATCCTCTTCGGCGGTGAGTCCGTCCGGAGGCGTCGGCCTCGGGAAGACGGACAACGGGAACGCGGAGCAACGCGAAATAGGATACTCGAGGAGCAGATGCCTAGTCTCGAAGCTGTTCGACGTCTGCTCGAGATCGACCCTGCTCGAGATGGAGAAGAAGGACGAGATCAAAATTCCCTGGGGCACCGGGATCGTCGGCTACGTCGCCGAAAGCGGAGATCCTGTTAACATACCGGACGCTTACAAG GACTCGAGGTTCAACCGAGAAATCGACGCATTAACAGGATACAGGACCAGGGCCCTTTTGTGCATGCCGATAAAGGACTGCAACGGGGACGTCATCGGGGTTGCACAAGTGATCAACAAGCTCGGCGGCGAAGGACAGTTCACAGCGCAGGACGAGAAGATTTTCGCTGGGTATTTGCAATTTTGCGGGATCGGGCTGAGGAATGCGCAACTGTACGAAAAAAGTCAATTAGAAGTCAAACGAAACCAG GTGCTTCTGGATTTAGCTAGGATGATATTCGAGGAGCAAAGCACGATAGAGCATATGGTACTGAGGATTCTAACGCACACACAGTCCCTGATTCAGTGCCAGCGAGTACAG GTTCTGTTGGTGCACAAGGCGTCGAAGGGCAGTTTCTCCCGAGTGTTCGACTTCGAGGCGAACGACCTGGCCGGCGAGGATTCAGATTCTCGCACTAG TCCGTTCGAGAGCCGATTCCCTATAAATGTCGGCATCACCGGCTACGTTGCCACGACCGGCGAG ACGGTGAGCATACCGAACGCCTACGATGATCCAAGATTCGACCCTTCGGTGGACGATGGTACCGGTTTCAGACATCGCACCATTCTCTGCATGCCCATCAAGAACTCGTCGGGTCAGATCATTGGCGTCATTCAACTGATCAACAAGTTCGATGACCTCGCATTCACGAAGAACGACGAGAATTTCGTCGAGGCGTTCGCCATTTTCTGCGGCATGGGCATTCACAATACGCACAT GTACGAAAAGGCTGTGATAGCAATGGCCAAACAAAGCGTTACGTTAGAAGTGCTGAGTTACCACGCTTCTGCGTCGTTGGAAGATGCACAAAGATTAAGG GGCTTAAGAGTGCCTTCCGCAGCGCATTTCCAGCTGCACGATTTCAAATTCGACGACATTTTCATGGAAGACGACGACACGCTAGCTGCGTGTCTTCGAATGTTCTTAGACCTTGACTTCGTGGAACGTTTTCACATCGATTACGACGTTCTCTGCCGTTGGCTTCTAAGCGTGAAGAAGAATTATCGGAACGTCACGTACCATAATTGGCGTCACGCGTTCAACGTCGCTCAAATGATGTTCGCGATACTAACT GCTACGCAGTGGTGGAAGATCTTCGGGGAGATCGAGTGTCTTGCACTAATAATTGCTTGCTTATGCCATGATCTGGATCATCGGGGCACGAATAACTCTTTCCAAATCAA AGCATCGTCGCCCTTGGCACAGCTCTACTCGACGTCGACGATGGAGCACCATCATTTCGATCAGTGCCTGATGATCCTGAGCAGCCAGGGGAATCAAATTCTGTCGAACCTGTCGCCCGAGGAATATTCCCGCGTGGTTAAAGTTCTCGAAGAAGCAATCCTCTCCACCGACTTAGCGGTTTACTTCCGAAAGAGAGGAGCTTTCCTCAGCTTAGCACGGGGTGGCGGCTACAATTGGGCTTACAGCGACCACAGGGAACTGCTAAGAGGAATGTTAATGACTGTCTGTGATCTAGCGGCTATAACAAAACCCTGGGAGGTCGAGAAGAGGGTGGCAGAATTGGTTAGCAGCGAGTTCTTCGAGCAGGGAGACATCGAAAGGTGGACTCTAAACATTACCCCGATT GACATTATGAACAGAGAGAAGGAGGATCAGCTGCCGATGATGCAAGTTGGATTCATCGATTCGATCTGTCTTCCTATTTACGAG GCATTCGCTTTACTGTCGGACAAACTGGAGCCGTTGGTGGACGGTGTCCGGAAAAACAAGCAACACTGGCTCGAGATCGCGGAGTCCAGATGCAAGACGGACAATTGCACGAACCACGACAGGATGTCCTCGATATCGGACAATGAGGAAACCAGTGACCAGGCGGACCAATAG